AATGTCCCGTCAACATCCATCGCCAGCAGTTTAACTGCCTTTGCTCTTTCATGAATTTCCATTGTCATTCCCCTTTCGATTAAGACCTTTGTAGAAAGAACGAAACTACACGACAATGCAAAATTCCGAATACACACTGATAACCGTGGCAGTACCTGAGGAACAAACCGAAGTAGCGACCGCCATTTTTAGTGCATATCCAATCCTCGGGATCGAGGTTGGGCTGGATTCCATGGTGGTCTGCTTTCCAGGAACGGACTGGAATGAGCAATACCGAGAATCAATGCTCGAGGATTTACATTCAGCAGGGGTTAGTGCAGCGATCATCCGCACTGAAACACTGGCCGAAAAGAATTGGAACGAAGCCTGGGAAGCCAACATTGAACCAATCGTGGTAAATGAACGAATCACCATTGCTCCGGAATGGCATGCGGACAGCGTCACTGCACCCCTTACCCTGATTGTTACGCCCAAAATGTCGTTTGGAACCGGACACCACGCAACAACCCGAATGATGTGCAAATTGCTCGAGACCGAGGTACACCAGGGGTCAGTCTGGGTTGACGTTGGTACGGGAACCGGAGTACTGGCCATTCTGGCGGTTAAACTGGGTGCTGCTTCGGTGTTTGCTTTTGACAACAATGAATGGTCAATTCTAAACGCACACGAAAACATCGATAAAAACCATGCCGGGACGCACATTACGCTGGAACAGCTCGACCTGCAAACAGCAACACTTCCTTCATGCGATGGAATAACGGCGAATTTGTACCGGCACCTAGTAATCCCTTTTGCACCTCACTTTATTGGGGCAGTTAAACCGGGAGGTGTCATTATCGTAAGCGGAATCCTGAAGTACGACCGCAATGATGTTGTGCAGCCGTTTACTGCCTTGAACTGTACCATAAAGGCCGAACTTGCCGAAGACGAATGGTGTGCGATTACATTCGAGACACCGCAGTAGGTGGATTGCGTGTGCTGGCATAGCGTAATTTCTGCTTCGCGCATCCAAGGAATAACGACACTACAGTGTACCTATTTCCGCTTAAGAATCTCAAGCTGCTCTTCGTGCCGGATCGAATCGATATAGTGCCGCCGAAGCTCTAAACTCTGCTCTTTTTGCTTATACCGCTCGCACTGTCCGCCATTGCTAACCAGTGCAAAAAAGACAATAGCAAAAATGAGAACGCCTGCAAATATCCCACGTTTGGTGTTCCTATCTGCATCGGTTGTTGCCATTAGATTTAATTATTCCAAAATTGCTGACCAAAGAAGAAGACATTGGTCCCCTTCCGATTCTGCATCATCAGGGCAACATCGTACGTGCAACGTTTTTCCAAATACTCAACAGCATCTTCTTCACTCACGTCGGCCAGGAGCGATAACTCAGCCGGGAATACCCTGCCAGACCGTGTTCGAATGAGGTGACGGGTGGCAAGGTCAAGTTTGGTACGTTCGATTTTAAACTGACGGATACTTGACAGCAATAACCAGGAGCTTGCACCAAGGTGGGCCGATGCCAGTGCAAAACACATCAGCAGGTTCGCAGAAGATATGGTGTTCTGCAGCCAGCCTGCAACCCCAAAAAGGATGTACACCAGACTGAAGAGTCCGACCATAATTCCGAGCAGATATTTTACACGATACAGCATAATCTTCATCCAATCACTACAAACTTACAACGTAGCTTTGTACGTGTTAAAAATCAATCCATCCGTCCGTAAAATCCCCGAAATTCTCTCAGCCTCCCAGCCGGTCCTGTTAGCAGCAGCATCACTTGAACAACACAGGGTTGCCAGCATTAAACAGTTGGCTGGTTCAGCACGATGTGTATTTGTTGCCTCACTATGGCATGCTTCCAATACTCCATTCATCGTTGTGGTCGAAGACGATAAAGCTGTTGATGATGTTTCGCATGATCTTCAGGTCTTATGTGACCCCGGGATTGTTCATGGCGTAAAAAAAACGCAACGGGTTTCGGGTATCGGCAGTTCCGACCAACTGAGCGCCGATGAATTGGATGCCATCATTGCGCTTGAATCAAACCCACGTGCAGTTCTGGTACTCACACCAGAGTCACTGTTCACTGATGTTCCTTCGAAGACGGGTATTACAGAGAATAAAAAACTCATCAGCCGATCCATGCACCTTGACCTTGCCGCTTTCGTCCAGGAATTGGCCCTCCATGGTTTTTCAAGAACCGACTACGTTGGGAAACCAGGCGAAATGGCCGTGAGAGGTGGTATTGTGGACGTATATCCCAGCGGATGGAATAATCCTGTCAGACTTGAATTTTTGGGAGATCTTGTTGACTCGATTCGAGAATTCGAACCTCTCAGTCAACGATCAATCCGCGAGCTGGATCATGCTTCGATTCTTACGCATGTTTATCATCGCGACGACACAGACGTACAGAGTACTCTGCTAAGCCATGTACCCGAAAACGCAATTGTAGTTCTGGATGCACCGGACACCTTGGCAACAGTTGCTGCAAAGCATCCTTCTGTTCATCTGCCTGAACTTGAATCGTGGATGAGGGTACTGATAAACCCGCTGTCGGCCACAGGAATCAGTACTTCAACATCTGCCCAACCCTCGTTTGCCGGTTCGATTGAACAACTGCTGGCCCATGCCTCAATGTTAACACGTAAGAATGTGGCTGTCCATATTGGAGCCGACGGCCAGCACAATGCAGCACGTCTGCGGGACCTGTGCGAAAACATCGCAGATTCAGTGGAAGAAGACAATGACGCAAAGGGGCTCGAGTATCATTCGGCCATTGATCGGATCGCCTGGTACGCGTCAACTCTCAGCAGCGGATTTGTTTGGCCTGAAGTGCAGCTTGCCGTGTTTTCTGAACACCAGGTATTTGGCCGACAGCGTTCACAGCGCCGATCGAAGCGATCCGAAAGCGGAATTACTCAGCGGGAGCTCAGACAACTGCATCACGGCGACTACGTTGTGCATGCCGATAAAGGTATCGGACAGTTTCAAGGCATCAAAACCATTAAAATTGGACCTTCCTTTGTTGACTGTGTAAAGCTTGTTTACCAAGGTGGTGACACGCTCTATGTTCATCTTAACTACATTCATAAGCTAAGTAAGTTTACGGCTGAGGAAGGAGCACTACCCAAACTCAGTAAACTGGGCTCGGCCGAATGGGACCGGAAAAAAGAACGTGCTAAAAAGCGAATAAAAGATATTGCTCGCGACTTGATAAAACTGTATGCCCGACGGAAGTCAATACCTGGCTTTGCCTTCCCTGCCGACACAGTGTGGCAAAAAGAATTCGAAGCCGCGTTCCAATACGAAGACACACCCGACCAGGCACGAACCACAGCCGAAGTGAAAATGGATATGGAGCAATCCTCACCTATGGACAGGCTCGTTTGTGGTGACGTAGGCTTTGGCAAAACGGAAATTGCGATTCGTGCTGCCTTTAAGGCAGCGCAGTCAGGTAAACAGGTTGCTGTACTGGTTCCAACTACCATCCTTGCTCAGCAGCACTATCTAACGTTTACTGACAGACTGCATCGCTATCCAATCAAAATCGAGGTGCTGTCCCGCTTTAAGTCAAAATCAGAGCAGAAGGAAATTGTCGCAGGCCTTATGAACGGTTCTGTTGACGTAGTGGTTGGAACTCATAGATTGCTAAGTAAAGATGTTTCGTTTCGGCAGCTGGGGCTGCTGATTATTGACGAAGAGCACCGCTTTGGCGTAGGTGCAAAAGAAAAATTACGTCAGCTTCGGGCATCGGTTGACACTCTTACACTTACCGCCACGCCAATTCCGCGTACACTCAACTTTTCGCTGATGGGAGCCCGCGACCTCAGCGTTATCGAGACTCCGCCACGCAACCGTCTGCCTGTTAAAACAGAAATTTTACAGTGGGATGATGACGCCATTGCCGAAGCACTCCACATCGAATGCAACCGTGGCGGACAGGTGTTTGTGGTTACCGACAGGATTGCCGACATCGATAAGCTTGCACAGCGGATCCAAATGCTTGCACCAACACTGCGGTATTCGGTTGCTCACGGTCAAATGTCAACCGGTGAGCTTGAAAAAGCTATGGAAGCCTTCCTGGAGCGTAAAACTGATGTACTTATTGCTACCAAAATCATCGAGTCCGGTTTGGATATTCCAAATGCTAACACGATGATTATTAACAATGCCGACAATTTTGGTCTCGCCGAGTTATATCAGCTACGTGGCAGAGTTGGTCGGTCTAATACCCAGGCATACTGCTACCTTGTTATTCCTCCTGTTCATACATTGTCACGAACCAGCATTCAACGATTGCAGGCTCTGGAGGAGTATACAGACCTTGGCAGTGGATTCCAGCTGGCCATGCGAGATCTTGAAATTCGCGGTGCGGGTAATCTGCTGGGTGGTGAGCAAAGCGGCTTCATCCTTGATATGGGTTTCGAACTCTACCATCGCATACTTGACGAAGCAGTTGCCGAACTTCGACACGACGAGTTTAGCGATATCTTTGGCTCCGCAGTTCTTAGAAATCCGTTTATCAACGAGGACGTTGTAATTGAACTGGACTGCGATGCCCTTTTGCCGGCATCCTGGATCCCTGCAGATACCGACAGGTACGAAACCTATAAAAAACTTTATAGTGCCGCCAGTATATCCGAAATTGATACAGTGTTCGATGATTTGCGCGACCGGTTTGGTGTGCCCCCAACAGAGGCAAGCAACTTACTCTTTGCTGTTGCGCTTCGGATTGCTGCACTCCCTACTGGTCTGGTTAAAATTTCACTTCATGACACAACCCTTACCATTGATTTTCCTCCTGAATCCAATTCCGTTTATTACGAGCAGGCTTTCCCGGGCGTACTAACCACAATTTCTACAATGCCGAATGCAAGACTCATTCAAAAAGGGAAGAAACTTTCCGCTGAGATACAGCTTGCGCGACGAGAGCATGCAGCAGACGTCCTTACAAAACTCACGCCCGAGCTTCATCACGACCAAGCTACAAAGACATCACTATCTGAACAGTAAACAATGACGATACTTGCTATTGAAAGCACTTCAAGTGTGTGCAGTGTTGCACTTGGCGTCAACGGTCAACTATCTGCCGAGGTCAGCATTGGCATTCCTAATGTAGCAGATTCCCTGCTTGCAAAACTCGTGGTGCAACTGCTCGATTCCACCAATATT
This is a stretch of genomic DNA from Ignavibacteria bacterium. It encodes these proteins:
- the prmA gene encoding 50S ribosomal protein L11 methyltransferase; this translates as MQNSEYTLITVAVPEEQTEVATAIFSAYPILGIEVGLDSMVVCFPGTDWNEQYRESMLEDLHSAGVSAAIIRTETLAEKNWNEAWEANIEPIVVNERITIAPEWHADSVTAPLTLIVTPKMSFGTGHHATTRMMCKLLETEVHQGSVWVDVGTGTGVLAILAVKLGAASVFAFDNNEWSILNAHENIDKNHAGTHITLEQLDLQTATLPSCDGITANLYRHLVIPFAPHFIGAVKPGGVIIVSGILKYDRNDVVQPFTALNCTIKAELAEDEWCAITFETPQ
- the mfd gene encoding transcription-repair coupling factor, whose product is MLKINPSVRKIPEILSASQPVLLAAASLEQHRVASIKQLAGSARCVFVASLWHASNTPFIVVVEDDKAVDDVSHDLQVLCDPGIVHGVKKTQRVSGIGSSDQLSADELDAIIALESNPRAVLVLTPESLFTDVPSKTGITENKKLISRSMHLDLAAFVQELALHGFSRTDYVGKPGEMAVRGGIVDVYPSGWNNPVRLEFLGDLVDSIREFEPLSQRSIRELDHASILTHVYHRDDTDVQSTLLSHVPENAIVVLDAPDTLATVAAKHPSVHLPELESWMRVLINPLSATGISTSTSAQPSFAGSIEQLLAHASMLTRKNVAVHIGADGQHNAARLRDLCENIADSVEEDNDAKGLEYHSAIDRIAWYASTLSSGFVWPEVQLAVFSEHQVFGRQRSQRRSKRSESGITQRELRQLHHGDYVVHADKGIGQFQGIKTIKIGPSFVDCVKLVYQGGDTLYVHLNYIHKLSKFTAEEGALPKLSKLGSAEWDRKKERAKKRIKDIARDLIKLYARRKSIPGFAFPADTVWQKEFEAAFQYEDTPDQARTTAEVKMDMEQSSPMDRLVCGDVGFGKTEIAIRAAFKAAQSGKQVAVLVPTTILAQQHYLTFTDRLHRYPIKIEVLSRFKSKSEQKEIVAGLMNGSVDVVVGTHRLLSKDVSFRQLGLLIIDEEHRFGVGAKEKLRQLRASVDTLTLTATPIPRTLNFSLMGARDLSVIETPPRNRLPVKTEILQWDDDAIAEALHIECNRGGQVFVVTDRIADIDKLAQRIQMLAPTLRYSVAHGQMSTGELEKAMEAFLERKTDVLIATKIIESGLDIPNANTMIINNADNFGLAELYQLRGRVGRSNTQAYCYLVIPPVHTLSRTSIQRLQALEEYTDLGSGFQLAMRDLEIRGAGNLLGGEQSGFILDMGFELYHRILDEAVAELRHDEFSDIFGSAVLRNPFINEDVVIELDCDALLPASWIPADTDRYETYKKLYSAASISEIDTVFDDLRDRFGVPPTEASNLLFAVALRIAALPTGLVKISLHDTTLTIDFPPESNSVYYEQAFPGVLTTISTMPNARLIQKGKKLSAEIQLARREHAADVLTKLTPELHHDQATKTSLSEQ